Below is a window of Nocardioides sp. S-1144 DNA.
GTGGAGGCGGCCGCCTCGGGCCGTCGGCTGCGGCGCACGGAGCTGAGGGCCTGCGGGGAACACGGTGCGGCGGCCGCGCTGGTCGGGGTGCCACTGCGGGCGCTGGTCGACCTCTACCTCTCGGCGTGCTGGCGGCTGTGGGAGGAGCTCGACACCGGTCCGGACGCCGTGCGGGTGCGCGCCGCCGGGCTGGCCGTGCTCCGGGCCGCGGACGACGCGGTGGCCGCGCTGGCCGAGGGCTTCCAGCTGGCCCGCAACGACCTGTCGCGCCAGCAGGAGTCCACCCGCCGCGACGTCTTCGACCTCCTGCTGGCCGGGGGGCCGGCCGCGGTCGAGGCGACCGGCCGGGCCGCCGACCTCGGTCTCGACCTCACCAGCCCGCACGCGGTCCTGGTGGCCCGGCACGACCTGACCTTCGACCACCCCTCGCTCACCTCGGTCCCGCGCCGTCTCGAGGGCGCCGTGAGCGGTCGCCACGGTGACACCAGCCCGCTCGTGGCGACCAGGAACGGGCTCCTGGTCTGCATCTTCGCCGCGCCGGACCGGGCGAGCGTGACGCTGGTCGGGGAGCGGCTCGCCACGGTCGTCGCCGAGGCCACGTCGGCCGGTGGCGCCTCCGACCCCGGCGCGGGGCCCGGGCGGGCCTGGCAGGCCGCGATCGGGCGCACCCGGCCCGGTGCGGGCGCCGTCCGGGTGTCCTACGAGCAGGCCGGCAGCGCGCTCGACCTCGCCGAGCGG
It encodes the following:
- a CDS encoding PucR family transcriptional regulator, with product MLRLDEVAAAAAGDAGGIDPGLLGDFLPIVVEAAASGRRLRRTELRACGEHGAAAALVGVPLRALVDLYLSACWRLWEELDTGPDAVRVRAAGLAVLRAADDAVAALAEGFQLARNDLSRQQESTRRDVFDLLLAGGPAAVEATGRAADLGLDLTSPHAVLVARHDLTFDHPSLTSVPRRLEGAVSGRHGDTSPLVATRNGLLVCIFAAPDRASVTLVGERLATVVAEATSAGGASDPGAGPGRAWQAAIGRTRPGAGAVRVSYEQAGSALDLAERLGLEDAVIDSGSLVVYEVLLRDRAAIDELITAVLGPLHDVPGSAAAMVETLEAYFACGGVATATATRLHLSVRAVTYRLQRIGDVLGLDPTDPAHRFTLHAAVLGARLLGTFAPR